One Amaranthus tricolor cultivar Red isolate AtriRed21 chromosome 1, ASM2621246v1, whole genome shotgun sequence DNA window includes the following coding sequences:
- the LOC130805445 gene encoding probable inactive receptor kinase At5g10020: protein MKKMESFWLVMFFWVKLTFGSSDLNALLELKKGIKTDPSGVILDSWSAKSLASDGCPKNWHGISCSNGNVESIMLNDAGLIGEFDFKTLSSLKNLRNLSISNNQLSGDIMEVSNLKSLEYLDLSHNRFHGSIISSNFTQLKDLMSVNLSINDFEGRIPSGFLNLKKLKYLDLHSNRFSGDIMKVIRELGGLSILDLSCNQFDGVLDIGLGSPSFVSNVLYFNVSHNSLVGELFAHDGTPFFDSLEVFDGSYNQFNGTIPSFNFVVSLRVLRLANNMLSGTLPEALLQDNSMVLSELDLSQNQLEGLVGSITSTSLRSLNLSSNQFSGPLPLRIGHCVIIDLSNNKFSGNLSRMLNWGNNIEVVHLSSNFLTGNFPNRTSQFMRLASLMISNNSLQGNLPPILGTYPELKLVDLSFNSLSGFLPSLFTWTKLTSLDLSHNKFSGIVPLHEGSDVENLASYNFSLTSLDLSHNNLSGDIPIEMSNFRSLQYLDLSCNNFMGSIPNNLSGQLTGLNVSYNNLSGIVPENLRTFTDASFHPGNSLLIFPDSPSPGSSSSIDPKRRHRSLHQVVIASILAGLIGGGAFLVLFFLIMYYRKHMKKETVKDGMDQSEIKDNKSWTSSLPSTSPSLKSIDPSLNSPSSNQGAFNTSKMGSATAMSSSTSKAAKSKDIGEISSPVCILSSSNQSPLKGQSLFQNLGAAKIGSPDKLAGDLHLFDGSLVFTAEQLSCAPAEVIGRSCHGMLYRAALESGNVLVVKRLKEGIAKGRKEFAREAKNLGSVRHPNLVSLQGYYWGPREHEKLIISNYVNAPCLGIYLHGSDRSQVPSLPLQKRLKAARDVAQCLDYLHNERAIPHGNLKSTNILIHPLQESVVVTDYGLHRLMTPAGIADQVLNAGALGYLPPEFINSSKPCPSLKSDIYALGVIVLELLTGRSSADIVSANQGSIDLTDWVKMLVVENRANECFDKAVLSANVTKTEFTALDRMLQVALRCILPAAERPDTRTVFNDLSSIEL from the exons atgaagaaaatggaGTCATTTTGGTTGGTAATGTTCTTCTGGGTGAAACTCACATTTGGGAGTTCAGACTTGAATGCACTTTTGGAGCTTAAGAAAGGTATAAAAACTGATCCTTCTGGAGTAATATTAGACTCTTGGAGTGCTAAATCATTAGCTTCTGATGGATGTCCCAAGAACTGGCATGGAATTAGTTGTAGTAATGGTAATGTTGAATCAATTATGCTTAATGATGCTGGTTTAATTGGAGAGTTTGATTTCAAGACATTATCAAGTCTTAAGAATCTTCGAAATCTGTCTATTTCGAATAATCAATTATCTGGGGATATCATGGAGGTTTCTAACCTTAAGTCTCTAGAATATTTGGACCTTTCGCACAATCGTTTTCATGGATCAATAATATCTTCTAACTTCACTCAATTAAAGGACTTAATGTCTGTTAATCTGTCCATAAATGACTTTGAAGGCCGAATTCCATCCGGGTTTCTtaatttgaagaaattgaaGTACCTTGATTTGCACTCTAATAGATTTTCTGGTGATATTATGAAAGTTATCCGAGAATTGGGGGGTCTTTCTATACTTGATCTTAGCTGTAATCAGTTTGATGGAGTGTTGGATATTGGACTTGGAAGTCCTAGCTTCGTTTCCAATGTTCTGTATTTTAATGTCAGCCATAACTCTCTTGTGGGGGAGCTCTTTGCTCATGATGGAACACCATTTTTTGATAGTCTTGAAGTTTTTGATGGTAGCTATAATCAGTTTAATGGTACCATCCCATCGTTCAATTTTGTTGTCTCTCTGCGTGTTCTTCGACTAGCAAACAATATGCTTTCAGGGACTCTTCCGGAGGCGCTTTTGCAAGATAATTCAATGGTCTTATCGGAACTGGATCTTAGCCAAAACCAACTCGAAG GGCTTGTGGGAAGCATCACATCAACGAGCTTGAGGAGCCTAAACTTATCTTCGAATCAATTTTCAGGCCCCTTGCCGCTAAGGATTGGGCATTGTGTCATCATAGATTTAAGCAACAATAAGTTTTCAGGAAATCTCTCAAGAATGCTAAATTGGGGAAATAATATAGAGGTTGTTCATTTAAGTTCAAACTTTTTGACCGGGAATTTCCCGAATAGAACTTCTCAGTTTATGAGACTTGCTTCACTCATGATATCCAACAATTCACTTCAAGGGAATCTTCCACCTATTCTTGGCACATACCCTGAGCTAAAACTTGTCGATCTTAGCTTCAATTCCCTAAGTGGTTTCCTGCCAAGTTTGTTCACATGGACAAAATTGACTAGTCTCGATCTGTCACACAACAAATTCAGTGGGATTGTCCCTCTTCATGAAGGATCCGATGTTGAAAATTTGGCTTCATACAATTTCAGCTTAACGTCATTGGATCTATCGCATAATAACTTAAGTGGTGATATTCCTATAGAAATGAGCAATTTCCGCAGCTTACAATATCTCGACCTGTCGTGCAACAATTTCATGGGTAGCATTCCCAACAATCTATCAGGGCAGCTGACTGGTCTCAATGTTTCTTACAATAATCTTTCTGGTATTGTGCCGGAGAATCTGAGGACGTTTACAGATGCTTCTTTTCATCCCGGTAATTCCCTTTTAATATTCCCTGATTCCCCATCACCCGGAAGTAGCTCAAGCATTGATCCCAAAAGGCGTCATCGTTCCCTTCATCAAGTGGTCATTGCATCGATTCTTGCTGGTTTGATTGGTGGTGGTGCTTTTCTGGTTCTTTTCTTCTTGATAATGTATTACAGAAAACACATGAAGAAGGAAACGGTCAAGGATGGGATGGATCAAAGTGAGATAAAGGATAATAAGAGCTGGACTTCTTCGCTCCCTAGTACATCACCTTCGTTGAAAAGTATTGATCCATCGTTAAATTCACCTAGCTCAAATCAGGGAGCTTTTAATACATCGAAGATGGGATCTGCAACTGCAATGAGCAGCTCTACATCCAAGGCTGCAAAGAGCAAAGATATTGGTGAAATATCTTCGCCGGTTTGCATCCTTTCGTCTTCAAATCAATCGCCTCTTAAGGGACAGAGTTTATTCCAAAATCTTGGTGCCGCGAAAATTGGTTCACCTGATAAACTTGCTGGGGATTTACATCTCTTTGATGGGTCTTTAGTGTTTACGGCTGAACAGCTCTCGTGTGCGCCAGCTGAAGTCATTGGGAGGAGCTGCCATGGAATGCTATACAGAGCTGCACTTGAAAGTGGCAATGTTCTGGTTGTGAAAAGGTTGAAAGAGGGGATAGCGAAGGGAAGAAAAGAATTTGCTAGAGAAGCTAAAAATCTGGGAAGTGTAAGGCATCCGAATCTGGTATCTCTACAGGGTTACTACTGGGGTCCAAGAGAACATGAGAAGTTGATTATTTCGAACTACGTAAATGCACCATGCCTAGGCATCTATTTACATG GATCAGATCGAAGTCAAGTTCCATCCTTGCCGTTACAGAAACGGCTTAAAGCAGCTAGAGATGTAGCGCAGTGTTTAGATTACCTACATAACGAGAGAGCCATACCTCATGGCAACCTCAAGTCTACCAACATTCTTATACATCCTTTGCAAGAGAGTGTGGTTGTCACCGACTATGGTCTCCACCGTCTAATGACACCAGCTGGTATTGCAGACCAAGTCCTCAATGCTGGAGCACTCGGCTATCTGCCACCCGAATTCATCAACTCAAGCAAACCATGCCCATCTTTAAAGAGCGATATTTATGCTTTAGGAGTGATTGTGTTGGAGCTTCTAACCGGAAGGAGTTCAGCTGACATTGTTTCTGCAAATCAAGGCTCAATCGACTTGACAGATTGGGTGAAAATGTTGGTGGTTGAAAACCGTGCCAACGAGTGCTTCGATAAAGCCGTCTTAAGTGCTAACGTCACTAAAACTGAATTTACGGCACTTGATAGAATGCTACAAGTTGCTCTTAGATGCATTCTCCCAGCAGCTGAGAGACCTGATACTAGAACAGTCTTTAATGATCTTTCATCCATAGAACTATAG